The following coding sequences lie in one Streptomyces venezuelae genomic window:
- a CDS encoding MMPL family transporter, with protein sequence MATFLYKLGRLAFRRRRYVALLWVVALAGAIFASSAAPAPPEDSFSMPGTESQKAFDRLEERFPDASADGASARVVIRAPKGEKLTEGQQKSEVDRLVATIGKGPQVSSVDDPYKANAVSKDGTTAYASVTYKVAATELTDKARDALTDATDKTRDAGFTVETGGDAVMAEQEMGGSAELIGIAISAVVLILTFGSLVAAGMPLLTAIIGVGIGISGIAALGSVLDLSATTSTLAMMIGLAVGIDYALFIVSRYRAEIAEGREPEEAAGRATGTAGSAVVFAGLTVVVALSGLAIVNIPILTKMGLAAAATVVIAVLIALTMIPALLGFAGRKVLRRKDRKKSASELSDPNAKPKLGTRWARFVLRHPLSVLLVAVLGLGAVAVPAASLELGLPDEGSSAPDSTQRKAYDMLSQSFGAGFNGPLMITVSKDADVAGAAKTVGDSIAKIDGVAAVTPAQANKAGDTAILNVIPETGPSDHETEELVKSIRSTADGIGADTGSEILVTGQTAMTIDFSQTLDDALLPYLGLVVGLAFLLLMLVFRSILVPLKAALGFLLSVAAALGAVVAVFQWGWLADIVGVDQPGPIMSMMPIFMIGVVFGLAMDYEVFLVTRMREAYVHGARPGESVVTGFTHGGRVVAAAAIIMISVFSGFIMENDDMIKMMGFGLAIAVLFDAFVVRMAIVPAVLALLGKSAWWLPRWLDKVLPNVDVEGEKLHKNLGDTGTPDAETDRELAPVGR encoded by the coding sequence GTGGCTACGTTCCTGTACAAACTAGGCCGCCTCGCCTTCCGGCGGCGCCGTTACGTGGCGCTGCTGTGGGTCGTGGCCCTTGCGGGGGCCATCTTCGCCTCCTCGGCGGCTCCCGCCCCGCCCGAGGACTCCTTCTCCATGCCGGGAACGGAGTCGCAGAAAGCTTTCGACCGTCTCGAGGAGCGCTTCCCCGACGCCAGCGCCGACGGAGCGAGCGCCCGCGTCGTGATCCGCGCCCCCAAGGGCGAGAAGCTCACCGAGGGGCAGCAGAAGAGCGAGGTCGACCGGCTCGTCGCCACCATAGGCAAGGGCCCGCAGGTGTCGAGCGTCGACGACCCCTACAAGGCCAACGCCGTCAGCAAGGACGGCACCACCGCCTACGCCTCGGTCACCTACAAGGTCGCCGCCACCGAGCTCACCGACAAGGCACGGGACGCGCTGACCGACGCGACCGACAAGACCCGCGACGCGGGCTTCACGGTCGAGACCGGCGGTGACGCCGTCATGGCCGAGCAGGAGATGGGCGGCAGCGCCGAACTCATCGGCATCGCCATCTCCGCGGTCGTCCTGATCCTCACCTTCGGTTCGCTGGTCGCCGCGGGCATGCCGCTCCTGACCGCGATCATCGGCGTCGGCATCGGCATCTCCGGCATCGCGGCGCTCGGCAGCGTCCTCGACCTCTCCGCCACGACCTCCACGCTCGCGATGATGATCGGCCTCGCCGTCGGCATCGACTACGCCCTCTTCATCGTCTCCCGCTACCGCGCGGAGATAGCCGAGGGCCGCGAACCGGAGGAAGCCGCGGGCCGGGCCACCGGAACCGCCGGATCCGCCGTCGTGTTCGCCGGCCTCACCGTGGTCGTCGCCCTCTCGGGCCTCGCGATCGTCAACATCCCGATCCTCACCAAGATGGGTCTGGCCGCCGCGGCCACCGTCGTGATCGCCGTCCTCATCGCGCTCACCATGATCCCCGCGCTGCTCGGCTTCGCGGGCCGCAAGGTGCTGCGCCGCAAGGACCGCAAGAAGTCCGCGAGCGAACTGTCCGACCCGAACGCCAAGCCGAAGCTCGGCACCCGCTGGGCGCGCTTCGTCCTGCGTCACCCGCTCTCCGTGCTCCTGGTCGCGGTCCTCGGCCTCGGCGCCGTGGCCGTACCCGCCGCGAGCCTGGAACTCGGTCTGCCCGACGAGGGCTCGTCCGCGCCGGACTCCACGCAGCGCAAGGCGTACGACATGCTGTCCCAGTCCTTCGGCGCCGGCTTCAACGGCCCGCTGATGATCACGGTCAGCAAGGACGCCGACGTCGCGGGGGCCGCCAAGACCGTCGGCGACTCGATCGCCAAGATCGACGGCGTCGCCGCCGTGACGCCCGCCCAGGCCAACAAGGCCGGCGACACCGCGATCCTGAACGTCATCCCCGAGACCGGACCGAGCGACCACGAGACCGAGGAACTGGTCAAGTCGATCCGCTCGACCGCAGACGGCATCGGCGCCGACACCGGCTCCGAGATCCTGGTCACCGGCCAGACCGCGATGACCATCGACTTCTCGCAGACGCTCGACGACGCGCTCCTGCCCTACCTCGGCCTGGTCGTCGGACTCGCCTTCCTGCTCCTGATGCTGGTGTTCCGCTCCATCCTGGTCCCGCTCAAGGCGGCGCTCGGCTTCCTGCTCTCGGTGGCCGCCGCGCTCGGCGCCGTGGTCGCGGTCTTCCAGTGGGGCTGGCTCGCCGACATCGTGGGCGTCGACCAGCCGGGTCCGATCATGAGCATGATGCCGATCTTCATGATCGGCGTGGTCTTCGGCCTGGCGATGGACTACGAGGTCTTCCTCGTGACCCGGATGCGCGAGGCGTACGTCCACGGGGCGCGCCCCGGCGAGTCGGTCGTGACCGGCTTCACCCACGGCGGACGGGTCGTGGCCGCGGCCGCGATCATCATGATCAGCGTCTTCTCCGGCTTCATCATGGAGAACGACGACATGATCAAGATGATGGGCTTCGGTCTCGCCATCGCCGTTCTCTTCGACGCCTTCGTCGTCCGCATGGCGATCGTGCCCGCCGTCCTCGCGCTGCTCGGCAAGTCCGCCTGGTGGCTGCCGCGCTGGCTGGACAAGGTGCTGCCGAACGTCGACGTGGAGGGCGAGAAGCTCCACAAGAACCTCGGCGACACCGGGACGCCCGACGCCGAGACGGACCGGGAGCTGGCCCCCGTCGGCCGCTGA